In Cupriavidus taiwanensis, the following proteins share a genomic window:
- a CDS encoding class I SAM-dependent methyltransferase: protein MSPDAYLEMADTEASHWWFRGRREIVATILSGLALPRHAAILEIGAGTGGNLAMLSQFGRVSAVEMDGTALRLAREKTRDAYDLRQGKCPDQMPFAESSFDLVCLLDCLEHIADDAGSLDCAARLLKSDGAVFITVPAYQWLWSAHDDFLHHQRRYSKRSLHKLASRCGLHVERMSYFNTMLFPLAVAARMGDRLRGSRHATGAALPAAPVNHVLHRVFRAERHWLARGSLPFGISLMAVLRAS from the coding sequence ATGTCCCCTGACGCGTACCTTGAAATGGCCGACACCGAAGCCAGCCATTGGTGGTTCCGTGGCCGGCGCGAGATCGTCGCCACCATCCTTTCCGGCCTGGCCTTGCCGCGCCACGCGGCCATCCTCGAGATCGGCGCTGGCACCGGCGGCAACCTGGCGATGCTGTCGCAGTTCGGCAGGGTCAGCGCGGTGGAAATGGACGGCACCGCGCTGCGCCTGGCACGAGAGAAGACCCGCGACGCCTACGACCTGCGCCAGGGCAAGTGCCCCGACCAGATGCCGTTCGCCGAGAGCAGCTTCGACCTGGTCTGCCTGCTCGATTGCCTCGAGCACATCGCCGACGATGCCGGCTCGCTCGACTGCGCGGCCAGGCTGCTGAAGTCGGACGGCGCGGTCTTCATCACCGTGCCCGCCTACCAGTGGCTATGGAGCGCGCACGACGACTTCCTGCATCACCAGCGCCGCTACAGCAAGCGTTCGCTGCACAAGCTGGCCAGCCGCTGTGGCCTGCACGTGGAGCGGATGTCGTATTTCAACACGATGCTGTTCCCGCTGGCCGTCGCCGCGCGCATGGGCGACCGCCTGCGTGGCAGCCGCCACGCGACCGGCGCCGCCCTGCCGGCCGCGCCGGTCAACCACGTGCTGCACCGCGTGTTCCGCGCGGAGCGCCACTGGCTTGCGCGCGGCTCGCTGCCGTTCGGCATTTCGCTGATGGCCGTGCTGCGCGCATCGTGA
- a CDS encoding glycosyltransferase family 2 protein yields MSDRYEVRLLSLVVPCYNEAESISKFFDSVLPVLESIDALRFEIVLVNDGSTDDTLDQLIAYSHRDPRVRVLDLTRNFGKEAALTAGLDEALGDAVIPIDVDLQDPPALIPELVRRWREGAEVVLAQRSSRACDSWLKRVTAGAYYRIHNRLSDQKLPVNVGDFRLMDRVVVNALKQMPERRRFMKGLFAWVGYRTVIVPYEREARSAGHSKFSGWRLWNFALEGITSFSTMPLRSWTYIGVAIALGAFGYGAFIVARTLVLGIDVPGYASLLSVLLFLGGIQLIGLGVVGEYVGRIYDEAKGRPIYLVRRRYQETGQSRNMASGRRVIRIDRGQVSNGR; encoded by the coding sequence ATGTCAGATCGATACGAAGTCAGGCTGCTGTCTCTGGTGGTGCCCTGCTACAACGAAGCAGAAAGCATCAGCAAGTTCTTCGACAGCGTGCTCCCGGTGCTGGAGTCGATCGACGCCCTCCGCTTCGAGATCGTGCTGGTGAACGACGGCAGCACCGACGACACGCTGGACCAACTGATCGCTTATTCGCACCGCGACCCGCGCGTGCGCGTGCTGGACCTGACACGCAATTTCGGCAAGGAGGCGGCGCTGACCGCCGGCCTGGACGAGGCCCTGGGCGATGCGGTGATTCCCATCGACGTCGATCTGCAGGATCCGCCCGCGCTGATTCCAGAACTGGTCAGGCGCTGGCGCGAGGGAGCAGAGGTGGTGCTGGCCCAGCGCAGCAGCCGAGCGTGTGACTCCTGGCTCAAGCGCGTGACGGCAGGCGCCTACTATCGCATCCATAACCGGCTGTCGGACCAGAAGCTGCCGGTCAATGTAGGCGATTTCCGGCTGATGGACCGGGTCGTGGTCAACGCCCTCAAGCAGATGCCGGAGCGCCGGCGCTTCATGAAAGGCCTGTTCGCCTGGGTAGGCTACCGCACCGTGATCGTGCCGTACGAGCGCGAGGCGCGCAGCGCCGGGCATTCCAAGTTCTCGGGCTGGCGCCTGTGGAACTTCGCGCTCGAGGGCATCACCAGCTTCAGCACCATGCCGCTGCGCAGCTGGACCTATATCGGCGTGGCGATCGCGCTGGGGGCGTTCGGCTACGGCGCCTTTATCGTGGCGCGCACGCTGGTGCTGGGCATCGATGTGCCGGGCTATGCGTCGCTGCTGTCGGTGCTGCTGTTTCTCGGCGGCATCCAGCTGATCGGCCTCGGCGTGGTGGGCGAGTATGTCGGCCGCATCTACGACGAGGCCAAGGGCCGGCCGATCTACCTGGTGCGGCGCCGCTACCAGGAGACGGGGCAAAGCCGGAACATGGCGTCGGGACGGCGCGTGATCCGCATCGATCGCGGCCAGGTCAGCAACGGCCGCTGA
- a CDS encoding sigma-54 dependent transcriptional regulator, giving the protein MSAYANRPLLYLSQHHDATLCRLFAQRGWKISFASNLQDLQGLPPGNQPLAALLDLQGGFGDAELEAFEPWLAQRHIGWIGIVAGQHALSETARRLLGLYFVDYHTAPLDHPRLAEALGHALGMASLRPGAQHDSPRTARPDGMIGSCPAMQSLFRGIEKVSRWDTPVLISGESGTGKELAAQAIHRASARASRPFIAVNCAAIPPTLLMSELFGYERGAFTGATKRKPGRIEMAQGGTLFLDEIGDMPIESQTSLLRFLETGRIERLGGTESVEVDVRIISATHVDLEAAIAAERFRGDLYHRLCVLRVRQPPLRERGSDILLIAEHVLDTVRKQSPARIRGFSPLALRAIQLHNWPGNVRELINRIRHAAAMCEDGVIQPEDLELAAPADDRPQTLAAIREAAEQNAIVEALQRHHERLIDVAAELGISRVTLFRLMRDYKLQVKKGDLGLICVQG; this is encoded by the coding sequence TCGAACCTTCAGGACCTGCAGGGCCTGCCTCCCGGTAACCAGCCGCTGGCCGCGCTGCTGGACCTGCAGGGCGGTTTCGGCGATGCCGAACTGGAAGCCTTCGAGCCCTGGCTGGCGCAGCGGCATATCGGCTGGATCGGCATCGTCGCCGGCCAGCACGCGTTGAGCGAAACCGCGCGCCGGTTGCTCGGCCTGTATTTCGTCGACTACCACACCGCGCCGCTCGACCACCCGCGCCTGGCCGAGGCCCTGGGCCATGCGCTCGGCATGGCCAGCCTGCGGCCCGGCGCGCAGCATGACAGCCCGCGCACGGCGCGCCCCGACGGCATGATCGGCAGCTGCCCGGCGATGCAGTCGCTGTTCCGCGGCATCGAGAAGGTCTCGCGCTGGGACACGCCGGTGCTGATCTCGGGCGAGTCCGGCACCGGCAAGGAACTCGCCGCGCAGGCCATCCACCGCGCCTCGGCGCGGGCCTCGCGCCCCTTCATCGCGGTCAACTGCGCGGCGATCCCGCCCACGCTGCTGATGTCCGAACTGTTCGGCTACGAGCGCGGCGCCTTCACCGGCGCCACCAAGCGCAAGCCGGGCCGCATCGAGATGGCCCAGGGCGGCACGCTGTTCCTCGATGAAATCGGCGACATGCCGATCGAAAGCCAGACCAGCCTGCTGCGCTTTCTCGAGACCGGGCGCATCGAGCGCCTCGGCGGCACCGAGTCGGTCGAGGTCGATGTGCGCATCATCTCCGCCACCCACGTCGACCTGGAGGCCGCGATCGCAGCCGAGCGCTTCCGCGGCGACCTGTACCACCGGCTGTGCGTGCTGCGCGTGCGCCAGCCCCCGCTGCGCGAGCGCGGCAGCGACATCCTGCTGATCGCCGAACACGTGCTCGACACCGTGCGCAAGCAGTCGCCGGCGCGCATCCGCGGCTTCTCGCCGCTGGCGCTGCGCGCGATCCAGCTGCACAACTGGCCCGGCAACGTGCGCGAGCTGATCAACCGCATCCGCCACGCCGCGGCCATGTGCGAAGACGGCGTGATCCAGCCCGAAGACCTGGAACTGGCCGCGCCCGCCGACGACCGCCCGCAAACGCTGGCCGCGATCCGCGAGGCCGCCGAGCAGAACGCCATCGTCGAAGCGCTGCAGCGCCACCATGAGCGGCTGATCGACGTGGCCGCCGAGCTCGGGATTTCGCGGGTGACGCTGTTCCGGCTGATGCGCGACTACAAGCTGCAGGTGAAGAAGGGAGACCTGGGGTTGATCTGCGTGCAGGGCTAG
- a CDS encoding GtrA family protein — protein MNASGTAPGLRQFTRFLFSGATSTGVHVAITATLINALDASPVAANCVAFVCATACSYLLNTLWSFSSRLRHRTLRRFAGVSLLGLALTVGISWTAQRLGASYWAGLAGVVLTVPVFTYLLHRAWTYRD, from the coding sequence GTGAACGCCAGCGGCACCGCGCCCGGGCTGCGCCAATTCACGCGTTTTCTATTCTCCGGCGCCACCTCGACCGGCGTGCATGTCGCCATCACGGCCACGCTGATCAACGCGCTCGATGCCTCGCCGGTGGCGGCCAACTGCGTCGCCTTCGTATGCGCGACGGCGTGCTCGTACCTGCTCAATACCCTGTGGAGCTTTTCGTCGCGCTTGCGCCACCGCACCCTGCGACGCTTTGCCGGCGTCTCGCTGCTGGGCCTGGCGCTGACCGTGGGTATCTCGTGGACCGCGCAACGGCTCGGCGCCAGCTATTGGGCCGGGCTGGCGGGTGTGGTGCTGACCGTGCCGGTGTTCACCTACCTGCTGCACCGGGCCTGGACTTACCGCGATTGA